In Mercenaria mercenaria strain notata chromosome 13, MADL_Memer_1, whole genome shotgun sequence, a single window of DNA contains:
- the LOC128547845 gene encoding uncharacterized protein LOC128547845, translating into MDNNRIYKSLRMPSGNETYSSLEQHNSAVTSRNNQSQTAEVRGLVGDSIHNQIHIVGDSCEDPTEHPSRETSNGLGQTDVHVLAHAPVTITGDNSGFSRNYNDVHATTHAPSSINIPLNAGIAQSGGSAGENSNTHAQMSVNSHLQMQMLQNQKIMLEQQSTVAGLVKKFDALAKQMDKRRRSDLLKLPRQPKPPTITGSGYEDVSDSDSSYPSDNDASLLDSDDDGSVEGHQVGNNDCSSESLRLLAEMSRDFKKPEETGPKVDRVLADTVNFGISQPVDRKIATKLCDNQKRPSNCEFLRVPKVNKELWVSSSLSKNIKERDRKMQTIQQ; encoded by the coding sequence ATGGATAACAATCGGATTTATAAAAGTCTTAGGATGCCGTCTGGAAATGAAACATACAGTTCGTTGGAACAACATAACTCGGCTGTAACTTCTCGGAATAATCAGTCTCAGACTGCCGAAGTTAGGGGTTTGGTCGGGGATTCTATCCACAATCAGATTCACATTGTTGGGGATTCCTGTGAGGACCCCACGGAGCACCCTTCACGAGAAACCAGTAATGGACTCGGCCAAACTGACGTTCATGTGCTTGCGCATGCGCCAGTAACTATAACTGGAGACAATTCTGGGTTTTCCCGTAACTACAATGACGTTCATGCAACTACGCATGCGCCATCAAGTATAAACATTCCTTTGAATGCTGGGATCGCCCAAAGCGGCGGAAGTGCAGGGGAAAACAGTAATACGCACGCGCAAATGAGTGTAAATTCGCATTTGCAAATGCAAATGTTGCAAAATCAAAAAATCATGTTGGAGCAACAGTCAACGGTGGCAGGTTTGGTTAAGAAATTCGACGCTTTAGCCAAACAAATGGACAAACGCCGGCGCAGTGATCTTTTAAAACTGCCACGACAACCGAAACCTCCGACAATAACCGGAAGTGGGTATGAAGATGTTTCCGATTCGGATAGTTCGTACCCGTCCGATAATGACGCTTCGTTATTGGACTCGGACGATGATGGATCAGTGGAAGGCCACCAAGTGGGGAACAACGACTGTTCTTCTGAAAGTTTAAGACTTTTAGCGGAGATGAGTAGAGATTTCAAAAAGCCTGAGGAAACTGGGCCAAAAGTTGATCGTGTGTTAGCGGATACGGTGAACTTTGGTATAAGCCAGCCGGTAGACCGAAAGATAGCAACAAAACTTTGTGACAATCAAAAGAGACCAAGTAATTGTGAATTTCTACGGGTTCCAAAGGTGAACAAAGAACTGTGGGTGAGCTCAAGTCTCAGTAAAAACATTAAGGAGAGAGACAGGAAAATGCAAACAATACAACAATAA